Below is a genomic region from Bacillus mycoides.
ATTATCCTTATTGTGTTGTACTTATTGCTATCGGGTTTTATCTTTTTGTTCGTGTTTTAGGAGTGTTAGAGACGTATCGGATTTTAGTAGAAAATAAAGAATATAGTAATCGTGTCATTTTTAAATTAAAAAAGAAAGTAAGAAAAAAGGTAGATAGTTTTTAAATAGGAGAGAACCATGTTTTGTATCGTATGTATTCAAAACATGGTTTTTATTTATTAGAATTATTTCCAAAGAAATAATTCAGAAAATACAGATAAATATCGTAATTATTTGTAGAAGTCTGTTATAATATACAGAAATGAAAACGCTTTAAAGGGGGATATAACCAATATGATGATGAATGTACCGCTAACAATTAGTTCTATGATGGAAAGAGCAGAAAAACTGTTTTCAAAGAAAGAAATTGTTTCACGGACACATGACACAGTTACGACATTAACGTATAAGCAGTTAGGTGAAAGGACGAGAAGGCTTTCTAGTGCGTTAAAAAAATTAGGAATTAAAGAAGGCGAGCGTATAGGAACGTTAGCGTGGAATCATCATCGACATGTGGAAGCGTATTTTGCTATTCCTGGTATTGCTTCCGTTTTACACACAATTAATATTCGTTTATCTCCTCAACATATTTCATACATTATTCAGCACGCAGAAGATCGAATTCTACTTATAGATGAAGATCTCGTACCACTTGTTGAAAATATTCAATCACAATTATCAACTGTACAAGCCTACATTATTATGACTGATAAAGATGAACTTCCCAATACTACGCTAGAACCTGTATATCATTATGAAAAGCTATTAGAAGAAGGCGATCCAACTTTCCAATTTGTAAAAGATATTGATGAAAATACACCTGCTGGTATGTGTTATACGTCAGCGACTACAGGAAACCCAAAAGGTGTTGTATATACGCATCGTAGTACTGTATTGCATTGTATGGCACTCGGTTTAGCGGATACAGCTGCTTTATCGGAAAGTGATGCGGCTATGGCAATTGTACCGATGTTCCATGTGAATGCTTGGGGGCTTCCTTTTGCAGCTACTTGGTTTGGAACTAAACAAGTTCTGCCAGGACCAATGTTTACTCCGAAAATTTTATTAGAGATGATTCAAACTGAAAAAGTAACGATAGCAGCAGGTGTGCCGACAATTTGGCTCGGTGTATTACAAGAGTTAGAAAATAATAGTTACGATTTATCTAGTATAACGAGAATATTATGCGGTGGTGCTGCTGCACCGAAAAGCGTTATTAAAGCATTTGAGCAAAAATATAATGTTCCTTTCGTACATGCATATGGTATGACTGAAACAAGCCCACTCGTAACACTTGCACGTTTAAAAAGTTATGAAACAGAATTATCATATGAAGAGCAATTAGAAATCCGCTCAAAACAAGGATATCTTGTCCCTGGTGTAGAGATGAAAGTAGTCGGTACAAACGGTGAAGTGAAGTGGGATGGTACTGAGATGGGAGAGTTATGTTTACGAGCACCTTGGATCGCTGAAAGCTATTATAACGATGATCGTACTGTCGAAGGATTCCGAGACGGTTGGTTATATACTGGTGATGTTGTTACAGTTGATGAGGAAGGCTGCGTGAAAATTGTTGATCGTACGAAAGATGTTATTAAAAGCGGGGGAGAATGGATTTCTTCAGTGGATCTTGAAAATGCTTTAATGGCACATGATGCTATATTTGAAGCGGCTGTCGTTGCAATTCCTCATCCGCAGTGGCAAGAACGCCCAGTTGCCTGCGTTGTTCAAAAGAAAAATAGTACGGTTACGAAAGAAGAAATATATGAGTTTTTAAAACCGCAGTTTGCGAAGTGGTGGTTACCAGATGATATTGTATTTATGGAAGAAATACCGAAAACATCTGTTGGGAAGTTTTTAAAACAGGCACTTCGAAAAGAACTTGAGCATTTGCATAAAGAGAAATAACCAAACTTTTATTTGTAAACTTATTTTTAATTACGGTTGACAAACGTCGAAGGGAAAGATAATATAACTCCTATAATATGTTATCTAAAATCCATTTCAAGTTTACAAATAGGAGAAGCAAATATGAATACAAAAAACTTAGTTTTCGTCGCTTTATTTAGTTCTATTATGGGAGTGTTAGGGTTAATACCTCCAATTGCTCTTGCTATTACACCAGTTCCAATTACATTACAATCACTCGGTGTTATGCTTGCTGGTGGGTTGTTAGGCTCACGTCTTGGTGCGTTAAGTCAGCTTATTTTTTTACTTATAGTTGGAGTTGGAGCACCATTACTTGCTGGTGGGCGCGGGGGACCAGGTGTATTTGTTGGGCCAAGTGCAGGATATTTACTTGGTTATATCGTTGGAGCGTTTGTCATTGGATATTTAATTGAGCGTTTACGTGAAGTTTCTATTATAAAAGTACTATGTATTAATATAATTGGTGGTATTTTCGTAGTTTATGTATTTGGTATCATTGTCCAAGCTTTCGTAATGGATATTTCCGTATGGGAAACGATGAAAGTAAGTGTCGCATTTTTACCAGGTGATTGCATAAAGGCGACTATAGCAGCGATTCTTGTGACAAGATTACATCGCTCATTGAAACATATTATTACGCCTGCTTTGAAGAATAAAAAAATTACAAATGCAGGGTAAGAAAAAGGAGAAACACGTTACTTGCGTGTTTCTTTTTATTATTTTGTAAAGAAAGGACGTCTCATATGGGGATTACAAAAGAATATAAAAAGTATGCCTCTTTACAACCAAATAAAATAGCGATTAAAGAAAATGATAGAGTATTAACATATAAAGAATGGTTTGAGTCAGTGTGTAAAGTAGCAAACTGGTTGAATGAAAAAGAATCGCAGAATAAAACGATAGCAATTTTATTAGAGAATAGTATGGAATTTTTACAACTATTTGCGGGTTCCGCTATGGCTGGATGGGTTTGTGTGCCACTAGATATAAAATGGAAACGAGATGAACTTAAAGAAAGAATAGCGATTAGTAAACCGGATATTATTGTGGCGGAGCAGTATAGGCTTAGTGATATATCGTGCGAAGAAGGAAGGATTATTGAGATTGAAGAATGGAAAGAAATGATTGAGAACTATCTTCCTGCATATCATTCTGTAGAAAATGTACAAAACGCTCCTTTTTATATGGGATTTACATCAGGATCGACTGGAAAAGCAAAAGCGTTTTTACGTGCTCAACAGTCGTGGGTACATAGTTTTGATTGTAATGTACATGACTTTCATATGAAAAAGGAAAATTCTATTTTAATAGCTGGGACGCTTGTTCATTCTCTTTTCTTATACGGGGCAATAAGTGCATTGTTTTTAGGGCAAACGGTACACATAATGAGAAAGTTTGTACCAGTTCAAGTGCTATCTAGTATAAGGATAGAGAATATTTCTGTAATGTATACAGTTCCTACAATGCTTGAGTCTTTGTATAAAGAAAATAAAGTAATTGAAAGTGAAATGAAAATTATTTCGTCAGGAGCCAAATGGGAAGCTGAAGCAAAAGAGAAGATGAAGAATGTGTTTCCTTATGCAAAAAGATATGAGTTTTATGGTGCGTCTGAGCTAAGCTTTGTAACGGCATTGGTTGATGAAGAGAGTGAAAGAAAACCGAATTCAGTAGGGAAACCTTGTCATAATGTACAAGTTCGAATATGTAATGAAGCAGGAGAAGAAGTACAGACAGGTGAGATAGGAACTGTGTATGTGAAAAGTGATCAATTTTTTATGGGCTATGTATCGGATGGAGCTATAATCCCGCAATTGTCCGAAGGTGGCTGGATGACAGTGCAGGATGTGGGCTACCAAGATGAAGAAGGCTTTATATATATTGTTGGTAGAGAGAAGAATATGATTTTATTTGGAGGAATCAATATTTTCCCAGAAGAAATAGAAAGGGTATTACAGACACATCCAGCTGTTGAAGAAATAGTTGTGGTTGGTGTAGAAGATAGTTACTGGGGTGAAAAGCCTGTCGCTATCGTAAAAGGAAGTGCTACAAAGCAACAATTAAAAAGTTTTTGCTTACAACGATTATCATCTTTTAAAATACCGAAAGAATGGTACTTTGTTGATGAAATACCTTATACAAATAGCGGGAAAATAGCTCGCAATGCAGCAAAAAGTATGATTGAAAACCGGGAGAAGATATATGAATAGGGCGGTTATTGTAGAAGCGAAAAGAACACCTATTGGTAAAAAAAACGGGATGTTGAAAGATTATGAAGTTCAGCAATTAGCAGCACCACTTCTTACGTTTTTAAGTAAAGGAATTGAGAGAGAAATAGACGATGTTATATTAGGGAATGTTGTTGGACCGGGAGGTAATGTTGCAAGATTATCTGCTTTAGAAGCTGGGCTTGGTTATCATATACCTGGTGTAACGATTGACCGGCAATGCGGAGCTGGATTGGAAGCAATTCGTACTGCGTGTCATTTTATTCAAGGGGATGCAGGTAATTGTTATATTGCTGGGGGCGTAGAGAGTACAAGTACGTCACCTTTTCAAAATAGAGCGCGGTTTTCACCTGAAACAATTGGGGATCCAGATATGGGATTGGCGGCTGAGTATGTTGCAGGGCAATATAACATAACAAAAGAGATACAAGATGAATATGCTTGTCTTAGCTATAAAAGAACGCTGCAAGCATTAGAAAAAGGATATATACAAGAAGAGATATTACCTCATTATTTTAATGGATTATTAGATGAATCTATAAAGCGGGAAATGAATTATGAAAGAATGATTAAGAGAACGAAACCTGTATTTTTACAAAATGGAACGGTAACAGCAGGTAATTCGTGCGGTGTAAATGATGGAGCATGTGCTGTTCTTGTAATGGAAGAGGGGCAAGCACAGAAATTAGGGTACAAGCCAGTTCTTCGTTTCGTTCGTAGTGCTGTAGTTGGCGTGGATCCAAATCTTCCAGGGACTGGTCCGATATTTGCGGTGAACAAATTATTAAACGAAATGAATATGAAAGTAGAGGACATCGATTATTTTGAAATAAATGAAGCATTTGCTTCAAAAATTGTTGCTTGTGCAAAGGAGTTACAAATTCCTTTTGAAAAATTAAATGTAAATGGTGGAGCAATTGCGCTCGGTCATCCGTACGGTGCATCTGGAGCTATGCTTGTGACACGTTTGTTTTATCAAGCACAAAGAGAGCATATGAAATATGGAATTACGACGTTAGGAATTGGTGGTGGAATAGGGCTTGCGCTATTATTTGAGAAAGTAGAAAACTAGAAAGGGACTAGTTTTCTACTTTTTGAGGAACATAAGCATTACTACCAGGTTTTGCTTTTATTTCATTCCAAGCAGCGATAGCATCAGCTTTTGATTTCCCTTTGTTATTTGGATCTTCGAAAAAGTCGCGAGTGAAACGATTGTATTCAAACTGCGCGCTGATAGTTGTTTTGTATGTAGGATCTTTTTTTCGTTCGTTTTCTTCATACCAAAACGTTATCGCGTCTTCATATGTTTTTCCAACATTCTCTTTAAAAAATTTTTGAAGAGCTACTGTAAAGCGGAAGTTTGCTCCGATTTTTTCTTTGAAAAAAGCACGAACATCTTCGTTACAGCGGTGATTGTTAGTAATAATCGTTTGAAGAGAAAGTTCTTTATAAGAGAGGGAAGCTTTACTCACCTTTTGACTAGAGCTGTTTTTTAATATTTTACCAGTATGTAAATAATGTGAGATACGCTCGGTTATTTCAATCTTAGAGCCACTAGCTGACAAACCATGCTCACGACAAAATGTTTGGAGTTCTGCTTTTAACCAATAAAAGTTTTGGAAATCTTCAAGTGATATAGACTTTGTTAAAGGTGGACGCATAGATGTAACAACTTCTTTCTTCCATAATTTCCTTTAATTATAAAACATATGTTCTTTTTTGTGGAAGGATTAATTTGTAAATATAACGGGAAGAGGAGATTACATATGGAAAGTGTAATGCAAGTTCGTGTTACGGGAATTTTAATTGAAGATGAAAAAGTATTGCTAGTAAAGCAAAAAGTTGCTAATCGCAATTGGTCTTTACCTGGGGGAAGGGTAGAGAATGGTGAAACGTTAGAAGAAGCGATGATTCGAGAAATGAGAGAAGAAACAGGATTAGAAGTTAAAATTAAGAAGCTACTCTATGTTTGTGATAAACCAGATGCTAGTCCATCTTTATTACATATTACGTTTCTGCTTGAAAGGATTGAAGGTGAAATTACGCTACCTTCTAATGAATTTGATCTTAATCCAATTCATGATGTACAAATGGTAGTGATTAAAGACTTAAGTCATTATGGTTTTTCGGAAACTTTTATAACTCTTATAAGTGAAGGTTTTGCAAGTGCAGGGAGTTATCAAGGCTTGAAACAAAATATAGGCCTGTAAATAATTGAAGGATAGCCGTTAGCTACCCTTCATAAACATGTTTTACACTGCTGACTGTAAAGAAGAAACAAGTTGATTTAAAAACTCATCTCTACTCATAATTGCTTTCCCACCGCCACGAGCACTCTTTTTATTTCCTCCGCCTTTTCCTTCAATAGAAGGGAGGGCATCTTTTAAAAGAGCATTCATATCGAGTGTCACTGCTTTACCACAAGCAAGAATACATTGTAATTTGTCCTCATTTTCAATAACGAAGTATGTAATTGCGTGTTCTTGTTGTTCTGTAATAATGGCAGCTAGTTTTGCGACTTCTTGCATAGAGCGATTTGTAAATGCTCGAGAGATAAGTGTTCCAGCATGTATTTCTTCCGATTGTTGTAATAGTTCATTTGCTTCTACAAATAATAGTTTTTCATTCATTGCTTGTATTGCCTTTTCGTTTTCTTTTTGAGAGGTAAGAAGTTGTGCTACTTTTGCTGGAATATCAGTTTCGCTACTGTTCAATTGCTTAGAAACATCGGTTAATATTTGTTGATGTTGTCCCATTAATTTAAGAGAACGCCAACCAGCTATAAATGTTAAGCGTATACCACCTTTATTGCGCTCCCATCCTAGTACTTGAATAGGACCTACTTCACCAGTGTGTTTCGGATGCGTTCCGCCACAGCCGTTGTAATCATAATTTGCGATAATAACAACGCGTATATTTTCTGTCATAGTTGGTTCTTTGCGAAGGGGTAATGCTTTGGCCTCTTCTAAGTTCATCCATTTAATACGAATAGGGTGGTTTTCAAAAACAATTTGATTAGCAATTTGTGCGGCCTTCTCAACAGTTTCTGTAGAAAGATTGGCAGTTTCTAAATCAATGGTTATAGTTTCTTTTCCAAGATGGAACCCGATCGTCGGTATGTTAAAGTGATCCCAAAAAGCAGCGGATAAAATGTGCTGAGCCGTATGTTGTTGCATATGGTCAAAACGGCGCTCCCAATCTATTTTACCCTCTACTTCTTCTGTATGTAATTGTTCTATTATGAAATGACGAATTTCTCCATTTACTTCTTCAACGTTACTTACCGGAATACCATTTAAAGTTCCAGTGTCATGTGGTTGTCCGCCGCCTGTTGGATAAAATGCAGTTTCATTTAAGACAACATATAAGTTTCCTTCTGTATCATGCTCTTGTTTTATAACTTTAGTAGTAAAGTCTTTCTTATAAGCGTCGATGTAATATAATTTTTTCTCCAATTTTCTTTCCCCTTTCGTGTTAGCTAGTTTCATTGTAAAGCAATTGAAATTAGTTTCCTAATATTTCAGAAGAAAGAAACTTTTTTTAGAATTTTCTTGCTATAATAAGAAGAAAATGCGGGGGGGAATGAAAATGCCATATGAAAACGGCGTAGATAAGTTGCTTAGTTTAAGCAGAAATATTTCCGAATTATATCGAGAATTAAATGAGATGACCCGGATTTTAACGGATTGTAATCGAGAAAGTGTGAAATTTGATCGGTTATATGTAAAGGAGTTACTTTGGAAAAAAGAAGATGTCATAGAGAAGTATGAACAATTACTCGTCCAGCTTTGTATTAATGAATGCTTTGATTTAAAAAGTGTAATTACTGGCGAATATAAGTATACATATGAAGAAGTAGAAAGCATTGTTTTAGAATTTAATGAAAAGTATAATGTAGCTATTTTGATTAAAGATGTTTGTAAAGAACTACAGTTTACATACGGAATTGATATGGAAATAACGAGAACAGCTCGGGTATAAACATCTCAAGTATAGAAAAAGGAAAAAGAAAGCAGATCCTTTGCTTTCTTTTTTTATGTAAGAAAAGGGAGAGTAGGTTTAAAGATGAAGGGGAAGTTACAAAATATTCATCCACTTGGAATGAGTATCATTATAGGGACATTATTTGCTAGGTTTGCAACTTCAATGAGCATTCCTTTTTTAGCGATTTATTTAACGACTGTTAAAGACGTATCGGCTGGAATGACCGGTGCTATCATTGGAACGAGTGCGCTTGTTGGAGTGTTAGCTAGTTTTATTGGAGGCAATTTATCGGATCGATTTGGTCGAAAGATGATTATAATATGGTCCATGATTGTTTGGGTGTTTGTATTTATAGGATTTTCAGTTGCAGATCATGTTTTGAGTTTCTTTCTATTAAACGCTTTGAATGGATTATGTCGTTCTTTTTTTGAACCGACATCAAGAGCTTTATTATCAGATTTAACGAAACCAGAGTATCGTTTACTCGTATATAATTTGCGTTACGGTGCAATAAATGTTGGAGTAGCGATGGGTCCACTTGTTGGATTACAGATTGGAAGTGCAAAATCAACGATTCCTTTTTTAGTAGCCGCTGGAGTGTACATTTTATATACAGTTATATTAGCGTTTCAATTTAAGAAATATCCACTTGATAATAAGAAAGTAACTACAGAAAATCCGGTCACAATGTTAAGTGCGGTTCGGATTTTGCGAAAAGACATAGTATTTTTAGTTGCTTTAGTCGGAATCATTTTGAGTAATAGTGGTTTTTCACATTTAACGACGACACTATCTCAATATTTTGCAAACGCGCATATATTTCAAGATGGAGTAAAGTTGTTCTCATATATGCTAACTTTAAATGCGGTTACAGTAGTATTTATTCAATACCCTGTTATTCAAATGTGTAAAAAGTATACGCCGTTAGCATCTGTTATGGTTGGAACGTTATTTGTGAGCGGGGGATTGTTTGGATTTGGACTAG
It encodes:
- a CDS encoding long-chain fatty acid--CoA ligase, producing MMMNVPLTISSMMERAEKLFSKKEIVSRTHDTVTTLTYKQLGERTRRLSSALKKLGIKEGERIGTLAWNHHRHVEAYFAIPGIASVLHTINIRLSPQHISYIIQHAEDRILLIDEDLVPLVENIQSQLSTVQAYIIMTDKDELPNTTLEPVYHYEKLLEEGDPTFQFVKDIDENTPAGMCYTSATTGNPKGVVYTHRSTVLHCMALGLADTAALSESDAAMAIVPMFHVNAWGLPFAATWFGTKQVLPGPMFTPKILLEMIQTEKVTIAAGVPTIWLGVLQELENNSYDLSSITRILCGGAAAPKSVIKAFEQKYNVPFVHAYGMTETSPLVTLARLKSYETELSYEEQLEIRSKQGYLVPGVEMKVVGTNGEVKWDGTEMGELCLRAPWIAESYYNDDRTVEGFRDGWLYTGDVVTVDEEGCVKIVDRTKDVIKSGGEWISSVDLENALMAHDAIFEAAVVAIPHPQWQERPVACVVQKKNSTVTKEEIYEFLKPQFAKWWLPDDIVFMEEIPKTSVGKFLKQALRKELEHLHKEK
- a CDS encoding DUF6434 domain-containing protein; this translates as MRPPLTKSISLEDFQNFYWLKAELQTFCREHGLSASGSKIEITERISHYLHTGKILKNSSSQKVSKASLSYKELSLQTIITNNHRCNEDVRAFFKEKIGANFRFTVALQKFFKENVGKTYEDAITFWYEENERKKDPTYKTTISAQFEYNRFTRDFFEDPNNKGKSKADAIAAWNEIKAKPGSNAYVPQKVEN
- a CDS encoding biotin transporter BioY → MNTKNLVFVALFSSIMGVLGLIPPIALAITPVPITLQSLGVMLAGGLLGSRLGALSQLIFLLIVGVGAPLLAGGRGGPGVFVGPSAGYLLGYIVGAFVIGYLIERLREVSIIKVLCINIIGGIFVVYVFGIIVQAFVMDISVWETMKVSVAFLPGDCIKATIAAILVTRLHRSLKHIITPALKNKKITNAG
- a CDS encoding NUDIX hydrolase, producing the protein MESVMQVRVTGILIEDEKVLLVKQKVANRNWSLPGGRVENGETLEEAMIREMREETGLEVKIKKLLYVCDKPDASPSLLHITFLLERIEGEITLPSNEFDLNPIHDVQMVVIKDLSHYGFSETFITLISEGFASAGSYQGLKQNIGL
- a CDS encoding acyl-CoA synthetase — translated: MGITKEYKKYASLQPNKIAIKENDRVLTYKEWFESVCKVANWLNEKESQNKTIAILLENSMEFLQLFAGSAMAGWVCVPLDIKWKRDELKERIAISKPDIIVAEQYRLSDISCEEGRIIEIEEWKEMIENYLPAYHSVENVQNAPFYMGFTSGSTGKAKAFLRAQQSWVHSFDCNVHDFHMKKENSILIAGTLVHSLFLYGAISALFLGQTVHIMRKFVPVQVLSSIRIENISVMYTVPTMLESLYKENKVIESEMKIISSGAKWEAEAKEKMKNVFPYAKRYEFYGASELSFVTALVDEESERKPNSVGKPCHNVQVRICNEAGEEVQTGEIGTVYVKSDQFFMGYVSDGAIIPQLSEGGWMTVQDVGYQDEEGFIYIVGREKNMILFGGINIFPEEIERVLQTHPAVEEIVVVGVEDSYWGEKPVAIVKGSATKQQLKSFCLQRLSSFKIPKEWYFVDEIPYTNSGKIARNAAKSMIENREKIYE
- a CDS encoding MDR family MFS transporter; its protein translation is MKGKLQNIHPLGMSIIIGTLFARFATSMSIPFLAIYLTTVKDVSAGMTGAIIGTSALVGVLASFIGGNLSDRFGRKMIIIWSMIVWVFVFIGFSVADHVLSFFLLNALNGLCRSFFEPTSRALLSDLTKPEYRLLVYNLRYGAINVGVAMGPLVGLQIGSAKSTIPFLVAAGVYILYTVILAFQFKKYPLDNKKVTTENPVTMLSAVRILRKDIVFLVALVGIILSNSGFSHLTTTLSQYFANAHIFQDGVKLFSYMLTLNAVTVVFIQYPVIQMCKKYTPLASVMVGTLFVSGGLFGFGLVESMLGAAICTIIFTFGEVLMFSMTDVFIDEIAVSHLKGTYFGAMGFSGIGVVIGPWFGGILLDHYGYQNGFIVFFILAVFSTTAFPVLLVTKSLMKKRYIRNSKIEIHAK
- a CDS encoding acetyl-CoA C-acyltransferase, with the protein product MNRAVIVEAKRTPIGKKNGMLKDYEVQQLAAPLLTFLSKGIEREIDDVILGNVVGPGGNVARLSALEAGLGYHIPGVTIDRQCGAGLEAIRTACHFIQGDAGNCYIAGGVESTSTSPFQNRARFSPETIGDPDMGLAAEYVAGQYNITKEIQDEYACLSYKRTLQALEKGYIQEEILPHYFNGLLDESIKREMNYERMIKRTKPVFLQNGTVTAGNSCGVNDGACAVLVMEEGQAQKLGYKPVLRFVRSAVVGVDPNLPGTGPIFAVNKLLNEMNMKVEDIDYFEINEAFASKIVACAKELQIPFEKLNVNGGAIALGHPYGASGAMLVTRLFYQAQREHMKYGITTLGIGGGIGLALLFEKVEN
- a CDS encoding alanyl-tRNA editing protein yields the protein MEKKLYYIDAYKKDFTTKVIKQEHDTEGNLYVVLNETAFYPTGGGQPHDTGTLNGIPVSNVEEVNGEIRHFIIEQLHTEEVEGKIDWERRFDHMQQHTAQHILSAAFWDHFNIPTIGFHLGKETITIDLETANLSTETVEKAAQIANQIVFENHPIRIKWMNLEEAKALPLRKEPTMTENIRVVIIANYDYNGCGGTHPKHTGEVGPIQVLGWERNKGGIRLTFIAGWRSLKLMGQHQQILTDVSKQLNSSETDIPAKVAQLLTSQKENEKAIQAMNEKLLFVEANELLQQSEEIHAGTLISRAFTNRSMQEVAKLAAIITEQQEHAITYFVIENEDKLQCILACGKAVTLDMNALLKDALPSIEGKGGGNKKSARGGGKAIMSRDEFLNQLVSSLQSAV